In Chionomys nivalis chromosome 21, mChiNiv1.1, whole genome shotgun sequence, the genomic window GCTCAGGGAATTCAACattctcttctggcatccatagacacctgtgcacacatggtATACATTCACGTAAattcattcatatacataaaaaaataaatatttaatgttttttaaagtaaataaaaagatgcCTGTGGTGTAGTTCAAATAAAGTATTTGATTTATTTGTAGAATACTCTggttttaaaatgaagtaaatagGAAGAGTTGAGATATATGAAACTTAgtattggtattttgttttgtaagtATTGTGGTTCTTTCTCACAAATCACAAATCTTACAAATCTGTATTATATTGTTCAAGAAAAtgactattaaaataatttatctgtTATGTTGTGCCTGAATAAGCACTTTGAAGAAATTGCGGGTCTGTCTAACCAATAACTGATGAATAAAGTTAACACCACACcccaaataaaatgaagttattcTTGATATTGGAGGTAAGCTACCTTAAGGTTTTGATCTATGATTGCTCTGTCTTTTCAAGTAAAGAATCAGAAGCATATGTTAGCTTCTTTAGTTATCTATGAGAACTCCAAATTCTCCACCCCAGTCTTACCACTGCTCCCTTTACCTCCTTGTTCCTTAGTGTATAGATGAGGGGGTTAAGAGTCGGAGTTATTACAGTGTAGAAAAGGGTGAGAAACTTGCCCCGTTCATGAGCATAGTGAGTCTTAGGTTGAAGATAGACACCTGTGACAGTACCATAGAAGAGGGAGACAACAAGGAGGTGAGAGGTGCATGTGCCAAATGCTTTCTTCTGCCCTGCCGTTGATTTCATCTTCAGCACAGACTTCACAATAGCAGCATAGGAGGAAAGGATGATGACCAAGGGTAGCACTAGGAGAATAACACTGGCTATGGACATCTGCACTTCATTATAGGTAGTATCTGCACTGGAGAGCTGAAGCAGGGCTGGAACTTCACATACAATGTCATCTACCACCCGGTGGGAGCACAAGGGCAATCTGAGGGTAGCAGAAGACTGGATCAGAGACTGAATCAGGCCAACACCCCAAGCAAGGACAGCCAGTTGCACACAGACTTTGGGGTGCATGACAGTTGTATATCTTAGGGGATGACACACTGCTACATAGCGGTCCACAGCCATGACAACAAGAAGAACACATTCGGTAGCACCAAGCCACAGGAAGATGTAGAGCTGAGTGGCGCAGCCATGATAGGTGATAATCTTATTTGGACCTCCCAAATTAACCAACATCTGAGGAACACAACTGCTGGTGAAACAAATATCTAACAAGGAaagattggaaaggaagaaatacatggggATTTGAAGTTTTGGATCCTTCAAGGAAATGAGAATTATGATTGTATTTCCAGCAAGAGTCAAACAGTAAAAGATCAAAATGACCCCAAAAAGTACCTTCTCTAAATATGGCCTGTCTGAGAAGCCACTGAGGATGAAATTGCCATGGCTGTCATTACAAACTGTGGCCATGCTTTCTGGACAATTACCTCTTCAGGAGATGACACCAAAATGATTGTTCAAAAGCTTGTGAAGATCCTTACAAGCAGGAAGCAAGTCAGTGCAAATTGTTTGATTCCTTCTTACTTAAGAATATGAAGTTAGCCTGATATGCTTAGGGGAGAAATAATAGATTGAGTGAGTAGTCTAATACTTGATATCTGCCATTCATTCTTTTTATCTTTGATGCTTTATATCTGTAGCTCTTCAAGGTAAATTGGGCAAAATATACTTACTTTCTAGTAAAACCACTTTGCTAAATATTAAATATGCTGCTTATCTGTTATTGAAGACAGCATTTGCTACATTTAGTGAATGTACAGACTATGcaatgcttattattttttacttcctCTTGTATTTTGTGCATcttaatttatctattttcttctggtttctatCCCTACtctgtatttttcatttctttctttttggcttcTTCTCACACCCCCTTCATCTTTTTCATTCCTCCTTTTCAATTTGTCTTTTAAACTCGAAGCTTGAGTCATCACTTAGTCTTTATGCTGTGTGATCTTGTGAGTGGATTTGATCTGCTTTATCTATCTTCataggggaaaaaagcaaaaccctGAAAATAATAACTCAACTCCACCAAGTAACTTCTGAGTTAATGTGATCATACACATCTCTATGCAATGTCCTTTTCATCCAGTAAAGATTAGCACTTGGTCTTTCATACAAGAATTCCTCATTCTCCATTTTGTGGCAAATTTGACACTAAGTTATTAATTCCTAAATTTTATGTAGTAGGATATTCACATATTTTAAGGGGTGATGATGAAGAATAATAATGAAAGTGAACTGGATAAACCAAAAACTTGCAATtagtcttaaaacattttaagtaagtAAAAACCAAATAAGTACAAATAATTTAATGTCATATATGCAATTGGGCTTTGCTTTGGGAAAGACATATTGAAACAGATTTGACTAAATGTTTCACAGTCAGTATTTATTATAATTGAAAATGTTAAAGTGTGTATTGCTTCCAGGAAAAGTTTTTCTTCAGAGCACTTAGATGCATAATGCAAATTTTACCAGGATCAACTGTTTATACACTGTTTTTCATTAGGAGACAGTCTTCACTTAACTGGTTTTCATTATACAAAATTCAATAATTCTCTTTGTCTATTCTTGTTCAGATTtccattttccagaaaataataattatctCTTGATTGTTATTTCAACTCACCTTTTTTTACCTTTTTCAGCTTTACACACAGAGTTCAAGTAAACACTTGGGAACCTTCTGATCCCTATGAACACAAATTAAAAAGACAGCATTTGTATATTTCTCTTAAAATTGATGTCTCTGGTTCAGATGTAGCTGGTCACTTGAGCACTGGTCTTATTTCATCAAATACTGAGTCCTCCGTGAACTCATGTTAATTTCACACAATCTGACAGTCGTCCACTTTAGAATTCTAGTATatactcctctctctgtcttgagGCCTCAAACCATGAGAGACCATTTTGCATATGAACAATAGTTTCCCAGAAACATTGAGTCTTAATAACCCAAGGGAAATCCTCAACTGAAGATGATTGTAAGTGGATAAATGCTTAACCAGTCTTCCTTCAGGTATAAATGTCCTTTATCTGAACAGCCCTGAAAAAAGATATAACCATTCCATAAAACTTGGTTATCACCCTAATACCTGGTTATCAAAATTCTATATTGTGTTTCCTATTTATTTAGTTCATTCTCCTTTCTCCTATTACACGTAGTATCACAGCCAAAGTTATTTAACTTCACCTTCATCTTTAGCTAAATTCCTGCAATTAGGAGAacttaaataaaaagtgaatggTAGAAATTGATTTAGAAGTAAGTACCTTAGAAGAATATTTAGGAAATAAATCATGCATCAGTCAGATAACCAAGGATCTAGAACTGTTAAATAATCATCATGGGCCAACATCAACATCACTCATAATCAGTCTCACTAATGGCTTTAGATGAGGAAGTTGAAGGGGTTCTAGCAAGTCTGAGCATGGCAAAGATAGGCATAAGCATGACATATATTGTagacttttcttctctcttgctaAAACCATTAAATTTCTAAAAACTAGCTCCTAAGATCTATTCCCATATTTGGCCACTGAATCATTCCTGAGACAAAACACCAAGGTTCAAcaatcaaaattaaatatttggcTAGTATGTCCAACCAGGATTTACCAACTCCCCTTAGCACAGACTCCTCTCCTTTCCTATTAATAACCTAGTCCTACAGAAACactctattttgattttcttgctcttgttctcttgttttacttgtttgctgctactgctgcctccctactaccaccatcaccacctttcCTCCCCATGGCAATAAATCTCCCTTGTGCTGAGAATTTGATATCTGGGTATGTCCTTTACTGGTTCCAGGGGAACAAcctctgtagcatgaataataaaaacccagagacagatacaggGATTAATGCTTatgatcagagaaacagagtagTAAGTCACCAgaaagaccttttacctctaccaatgctcagaccaaaggggcaatcttcAGACTGCCTAGATTGTACTATGTCTCCACCAAATCTAAGACCCGACACTCCAAcgagttcctgtctctttcccttcaTATTCCTCCCTCCaaccagccatatcactcctgtctccacttccctagtgctgggattaaaggtatgagatcacaagtactggaattaaaggtgtgtgatgccCAAACGATAGGATTATAGGTACGAGCCTCCCCATCTTGATCTGTTTCTGGCTCAGTCTTGCATAGCCCAATGTAattttgaatttacagagatctgtctgcctctgtctcctgaacctgggattaaaggtgtgtgccaccactccctggtctccagtggcttagctttgcactctgatcttcaggcaaactttatttatcaaataaataatattagatataataatatcaaaatattaaaatacaagaaaaattatTCAACCTGACATCAccttgctgtaggaattcctacagccagtagccttaagttacccacccacttgggcgtggcctgtTATACTGTTTATACTGATATAAAGCGCTTCTGGCCTCTTTTATGGCTGTGGGATTCtgttgctgttctccattccatCAGAGGAtattgatctgtgagtctacccctaaataataACCCTCTAttgttctcagttctgagctaatgtgggatttcttttaagcatccttcttcatatGGCACCCCACATGGATTCAGATTTCACACCTACCCAGGGATGGCCAGAGGGCCTACCTgatccacagcccagaaagtctcccaacccTGCCAGCTTGGTTTGCTTTTACCTAAgtgggttttcttttattttattttattattttattttttgtagaacCCCTGCCACAGTGGTGCTAACTGCATGCGgggacttggaaatttcccagtGCACGTGTGCCCCCTGCCCTCACTGCTGTGTTCCTTGCTGCTTGAAGTCTCTTGCACAGCTTCTAGTTTGTGCTCCCTGCCTGTGAATTCTGGGTTTCTTGTTCTGTGTAttgaattgatttaattgcttttaatttgtcaggcaaaacatatttctcagtatttaaccggCACCAAGGTGGTAATCTAAAGCGGCTGAAGACCTTTCGTGTCACCACTGGCTGAATCCTTGTTAGTTGTGACTCTGCAAACACAACACCTACTGGACAacaaagattattacacctaaaacaatttaccagatCTCCTAACAGGTAATTAATTAAACAATATGGCAGACAACATTAACATTaaaacttttagtaacttttttgctaataccATGGATTGTGTTCTGCAAGCCTTATATTGTTAcggtgatacatccatttatcatttttttctccttactatatccttaagaaagaatatgacacttttagaaatgatagttttttttcagcagatttttttattactttataaataataccattcaaaatttccacttgctCCCCTCCTTTCACTTCCCTCCCACTGTCCCACttaccctccccctccagtcctaagagagggcagggtaccctgccctgtgggaagttcaaggccctcccccctacatccaggcttaggaaggtatgcatccaaatagaataggatcccaaaaagccagtacatgcaatagagacaaatcccagtgccattatcattggcttctcaatcgGCCCtaattatcagccacattcagagggtccagtttgatcccatgctcattcagtcccagtccagctggatttggtgagctcccattagctcaggcacactgtctcagtgggtggaccaacccctcgtggtcctgactttcttgttcatattctccctccttctgctcttcaactggactttgggagctcagtccagtgctccattgtgggtctccatttctatctccatccattgctggatgaaggttatatggtgatattcaagatagtcatcagtctgact contains:
- the LOC130863807 gene encoding olfactory receptor 2H2-like; translation: MATVCNDSHGNFILSGFSDRPYLEKVLFGVILIFYCLTLAGNTIIILISLKDPKLQIPMYFFLSNLSLLDICFTSSCVPQMLVNLGGPNKIITYHGCATQLYIFLWLGATECVLLVVMAVDRYVAVCHPLRYTTVMHPKVCVQLAVLAWGVGLIQSLIQSSATLRLPLCSHRVVDDIVCEVPALLQLSSADTTYNEVQMSIASVILLVLPLVIILSSYAAIVKSVLKMKSTAGQKKAFGTCTSHLLVVSLFYGTVTGVYLQPKTHYAHERGKFLTLFYTVITPTLNPLIYTLRNKEVKGAVVRLGWRIWSSHR